The bacterium sequence CGGCGTCTCAGGGAGCAGATCGAGGCGAACGACGCTATTGTGCGAGACGAGATCGACGCGGAGGACTGGGCAGCCCTCGGCACGGCGTTTGGCGTCATCGTGAGGCGTGACCATCGCAGAAACACCATCTCCGCTCGTGCCTTCACCGACGAGGAGGAGTTGCTAGCCGAGTGGGAAGCGACCAAGGCCGAACTGGAACCGAGCGGTGGGGCGGTGGAGGCCGCCGGGATGGGCGAGAGCACCGAGGGGCCATCGTCGGGACCGAAGCCGCCACGCGACGACGAGTGAAGCGCGGCACCTCGTCCACACTGGACAGGCTAGACGGCTCCAACCGAAGGGAATCTAGACCCCAACTGGAAATCCCGGATACTATGGTGATTTCGCCACTCGCAGGCAAACCGGCCCCGAAGGAAATGTTGGTGGACTTGGCCCGGCTCGAACGTGAGTATTACGAACGGCGACCTGATCTGGCCGACCGGAATCAATTGGTCAGCTTCGGCACGAGCGGACATCGCGGCTCATCATTGCACGGCACGTTCACCGAGGCGCACATTCTCGCCATCACGCAGGCCATTTGCGAGTACCGCCGCCGCCAGAAGATCACCGGCCCGCTTTACATGGGCAAGGACACGCATGCGCTATCCGCTCCCGCCCAATGTACCGCGCTCGAAGTTCTCGCGGCCAACAACGTGGAAACGTTCATCCAACCCGACGACGGCGTGACGCCGACGCCGGTCATCTCGCGCGCAATTATTGTTCACAATCGCGAACGCACAATCGGCCTCGCGGACGGAATCGTCATCACACCTTCGCACAATCCGCCGGAAGACGGCGGCCTCAAGTACAATCCGACCAACGGCGGCCCCGCCGACACCGACGTGACGCGCTGGGTGCAGGATTGTGCCAACGAATTATTGCGCGGGAATAATGCCGGTGTGAAGCGCGTGCCGTTTGCCACCGCACTCAAAGCGGCGACCACACACGCAGACGATTTCATTCTGCCCTATGTCAATGACCTGCAGAATGTCGTGGACATGGACGCCATTCGTGCCGCCGGTTTGACGCTGGGTGTGGACCCCCTCGGTGGCGCGGCGTTGCCTTATTGGACGCCGATCAACTCCATTTACAACTTGAACATCACGATCGTGAATCCGAAACTCGACCCGACGTTCTCGTTCATGACAGTCGACCACGACGGAAAGATCCGCATGGATTGCTCCAGCCCGTATGCGATGGCCAGCCTCGTCAGTCTCAAAGATAAATACCGCGTCGCGTTCGCCAATGATCCCGACGCGGACCGGCACGGAATCGTCACGCCGTCGGCGGGGTTGATGAACCCGAATCATTATCTCGCGGTGGCCATTGAGTATCTGCTCACGCATCGTCCGCACTGGTCGGCCAATGCGGCGGTTGGCAAGACGCTCGTGAGCAGCAGCATGATTGATCGCGTGGTGAACAAACTTGGCCGCCGGTTGTGCGAAGTACCGGTCGGCTTCAAATGGTTTGTGCCCGGACTGTTCGACGGCTCGGTTTGTTTCGGCGGCGAAGAGAGTGCCGGAGCAAGTTTCCTGCGGCTCGACGGCACGGTGTGGACGACCGACAAGGACGGCCCGATCATGGCCCTGCTCGCGGCGGAAATCACCGCGCGCACCGACAAAGATCCCAGCGAACATTTCCGTGACCTGACGGCGGAGTTCGGCACGCCGTATTACACGCGTATTGACGCGGCGGCGACGCCGGAACAGAAGGTGAGCCTCGCCAAGCTGTCGCCCGAGGCTGTGAAGGAGTCGAAGCTGGCGGGCGATCCGATCATGGCCAAGCTGACGCGCGCTCCCGGCAACGGTGCGGCCATCGGCGGTTTGAAAGTTGTGACTGCGAGCGGCTGGTTTGCCGCCCGCCCGTCCGGCACGGAAGACATTTACAAGATTTACGCGGAGAGTTTTCGTGACGAGCAACATCTGCAGACTATCGTGAGCGAGGCCCAGAAGATCGTGAACAATGCACTGACCGGGTCGGGAAAACTTTGATGTTATTGAATGTCAGTTCCAGCAAGAGACTACCGATTGGCGG is a genomic window containing:
- the pgm gene encoding phosphoglucomutase (alpha-D-glucose-1,6-bisphosphate-dependent); translation: MVISPLAGKPAPKEMLVDLARLEREYYERRPDLADRNQLVSFGTSGHRGSSLHGTFTEAHILAITQAICEYRRRQKITGPLYMGKDTHALSAPAQCTALEVLAANNVETFIQPDDGVTPTPVISRAIIVHNRERTIGLADGIVITPSHNPPEDGGLKYNPTNGGPADTDVTRWVQDCANELLRGNNAGVKRVPFATALKAATTHADDFILPYVNDLQNVVDMDAIRAAGLTLGVDPLGGAALPYWTPINSIYNLNITIVNPKLDPTFSFMTVDHDGKIRMDCSSPYAMASLVSLKDKYRVAFANDPDADRHGIVTPSAGLMNPNHYLAVAIEYLLTHRPHWSANAAVGKTLVSSSMIDRVVNKLGRRLCEVPVGFKWFVPGLFDGSVCFGGEESAGASFLRLDGTVWTTDKDGPIMALLAAEITARTDKDPSEHFRDLTAEFGTPYYTRIDAAATPEQKVSLAKLSPEAVKESKLAGDPIMAKLTRAPGNGAAIGGLKVVTASGWFAARPSGTEDIYKIYAESFRDEQHLQTIVSEAQKIVNNALTGSGKL